One Methylophilus sp. TWE2 DNA segment encodes these proteins:
- a CDS encoding DUF2325 domain-containing protein encodes MSKALVVGGDRIEGIKQVLQAQGGDKIDHWTGRKPGDVKRELPVNVNVIVLVTGWLNHSMMYRIKHLAHKRGLKVVYTRNSADGMQRVLEAA; translated from the coding sequence ATGTCAAAAGCATTAGTGGTTGGTGGTGACCGTATTGAAGGCATCAAACAGGTGTTGCAAGCGCAAGGGGGCGATAAAATTGATCACTGGACTGGCCGTAAACCTGGCGATGTCAAACGTGAGTTACCTGTGAATGTTAACGTGATTGTGCTAGTCACCGGCTGGCTCAATCATTCCATGATGTACCGTATCAAGCATCTAGCTCACAAACGTGGACTGAAGGTTGTTTATACGCGCAATAGTGCCGATGGCATGCAACGTGTATTAGAAGCAGCCTGA
- a CDS encoding bifunctional diguanylate cyclase/phosphodiesterase — protein sequence MSDTGIGELTTPLTDNAAQRQFMRHRLVRKVQDNTHFLAMASMVCGLLGFPHYLLDVENNVWLAQLLTYLTFILVSYNLLLENGRNNLAMLTMSLVTISLFVVQLSPYAADFNDTAHLLRISNDLQVHQGSPVVEYAAGALLACLVASSYLFQRSGWLATSQAILYVAVMIPLIPLLGFLCGIARPYGIMSPLTTLSGLLCAFSLLAKHASHPPMSYLLLMDDNGKQIRFSIVFLSFFAIMLARAGVEFGQDMLRALPVVVVVSILAIIYTMTATYYRKGQASEQIVLPAADMDFASQVETALDNQQFYMVYQPQVDFNTGKLKGVEALVRWRHPEKGIISPDKFIHMAELTGLIVPLGKWVMRTACTQAAQWNHHPVLGKAEIAVNVSALQLQSGTLVEDILQILKETGLPPHRLVVELTESSFVQDDGANLRMMHRLKEAGIKLAIDDFGTGYSCLSYLRDIPGDYLKVDRSFVMELPGHNKAEAVIQAIVSLGKSLDYRIIAEGIENEAQASFLKGIGCDIAQGFLFSKALEAQALQQWVSIHFSAEV from the coding sequence ATGAGTGACACCGGGATTGGCGAACTGACAACGCCACTCACTGATAACGCAGCGCAGCGACAATTCATGCGCCATCGTCTTGTACGTAAAGTGCAGGACAATACTCATTTCTTGGCCATGGCCAGCATGGTCTGCGGCTTGCTGGGTTTCCCGCATTACCTACTCGATGTAGAGAACAATGTCTGGCTGGCGCAGTTACTCACTTATCTGACTTTTATCTTGGTCAGTTACAATTTGCTACTGGAAAATGGCCGCAACAACCTCGCCATGCTGACCATGTCACTGGTGACCATCAGTTTGTTCGTGGTTCAGCTATCCCCTTATGCGGCAGATTTTAATGACACTGCGCATCTGCTGAGGATTAGCAATGATTTGCAGGTGCATCAGGGATCCCCTGTTGTGGAGTATGCGGCGGGCGCCTTACTGGCTTGTTTGGTTGCGAGTTCTTATTTATTCCAGCGTTCCGGTTGGCTGGCGACGAGCCAGGCCATTCTATATGTGGCGGTCATGATTCCGCTGATCCCCTTACTTGGCTTTTTGTGTGGCATTGCGCGGCCTTACGGCATCATGTCGCCTTTGACCACCTTGAGCGGATTATTGTGTGCCTTTAGCCTGCTGGCAAAACATGCTTCTCATCCGCCTATGAGTTACTTGCTGTTGATGGATGATAACGGCAAGCAGATACGCTTCAGCATTGTGTTCCTGAGTTTCTTTGCCATTATGCTGGCCAGGGCCGGTGTTGAGTTTGGTCAAGATATGTTGCGCGCACTGCCTGTGGTCGTGGTGGTATCCATTCTGGCCATTATCTATACCATGACCGCCACCTATTACCGTAAAGGGCAGGCTAGCGAACAAATTGTTTTGCCAGCAGCAGATATGGACTTTGCCAGCCAGGTAGAGACTGCCCTCGATAACCAGCAGTTTTATATGGTGTACCAACCTCAAGTTGATTTCAATACAGGAAAATTAAAAGGGGTAGAGGCATTGGTGCGCTGGCGGCATCCTGAAAAAGGCATCATTTCTCCAGATAAATTCATCCATATGGCTGAGTTGACCGGCCTGATTGTGCCCTTGGGCAAGTGGGTGATGCGCACGGCTTGTACGCAGGCGGCACAGTGGAATCATCATCCGGTACTGGGCAAGGCAGAGATTGCAGTGAATGTTTCTGCGCTGCAATTACAGTCAGGGACACTGGTGGAAGATATTTTGCAGATACTCAAAGAAACCGGACTCCCGCCTCACAGACTGGTGGTTGAGCTGACCGAAAGTTCTTTTGTGCAGGATGATGGTGCAAACCTGCGCATGATGCATCGCTTGAAAGAGGCCGGCATCAAACTCGCCATTGATGATTTTGGTACGGGCTATTCCTGCTTGTCTTACCTGCGTGACATTCCGGGTGATTATCTGAAAGTGGATCGTTCATTTGTGATGGAGCTCCCCGGACACAATAAGGCTGAGGCTGTCATTCAGGCGATCGTCAGCCTGGGCAAAAGCCTGGATTACCGCATTATTGCCGAAGGCATAGAAAATGAGGCGCAGGCCAGTTTTCTCAAAGGCATAGGCTGCGACATTGCCCAGGGCTTTTTATTTTCCAAAGCGCTGGAAGCGCAAGCACTGCAGCAATGGGTTTCTATCCACTTCAGTGCAGAGGTTTAA
- a CDS encoding ATP-binding protein: MALISTVITVGNIVQWELNQKALHHREVQQPCLPTASCPPAVIEQDETSLGTWRVLNYAQLSLNFPISALLFCLIASAVFAGILAWSISHPVKLLLEHLKSAANGELPGVVSPKITASHDEFSELAEAFDLMTSRIDNMIKSQSKMLHHVSHELRSPLARIQMAVGLVMQNPKKMQSSLQRVELEAVRMERMIAELLEIFRFESGMHKLQKTEVDLKGLLTGIVGDVLFEKHEAKVRLDMPEDDVVVEGQLELLQRAIDNVIRNAVKYGPEEGIVSIELQHSARTGEVTLEVRDQGAGVDPQELEQIFRPFVRGRRASQVDGHGIGLAMTKHIVEAHGGFVKAANLNPYGFMIRIHLPTRQARLTQEPKK, from the coding sequence TTGGCGCTTATTTCTACGGTCATTACCGTTGGTAATATTGTCCAGTGGGAATTAAACCAGAAGGCCCTGCATCATCGCGAGGTTCAACAACCTTGTCTGCCAACCGCAAGCTGTCCACCGGCTGTCATTGAACAGGATGAAACCAGCTTAGGGACATGGCGGGTTTTAAATTATGCGCAGTTATCTTTAAATTTTCCGATTTCAGCACTTTTGTTTTGTTTGATAGCGAGTGCTGTGTTTGCAGGTATTCTGGCCTGGTCTATTTCTCACCCTGTTAAATTGCTGCTCGAACATCTCAAAAGTGCAGCAAACGGAGAATTGCCGGGAGTGGTCAGCCCGAAAATTACTGCCAGTCATGACGAGTTTTCAGAATTGGCTGAGGCGTTTGATTTGATGACATCGCGCATTGATAACATGATCAAAAGCCAGTCAAAAATGTTGCATCATGTTTCGCATGAATTACGCTCACCGCTTGCCAGAATTCAAATGGCCGTTGGCCTGGTCATGCAAAATCCTAAAAAAATGCAAAGTTCATTGCAGCGTGTAGAGCTGGAAGCGGTTCGCATGGAAAGAATGATTGCCGAGCTGCTGGAAATTTTCCGCTTTGAATCCGGCATGCATAAGTTGCAAAAAACAGAGGTGGATTTAAAAGGTTTGTTAACAGGCATTGTCGGGGACGTCTTGTTCGAAAAACATGAAGCCAAAGTTCGTCTGGACATGCCTGAAGATGATGTGGTGGTAGAAGGTCAGCTCGAATTGCTGCAAAGGGCGATCGATAATGTCATTCGGAATGCCGTGAAATATGGGCCTGAAGAGGGCATTGTCTCCATTGAATTGCAGCACAGCGCACGCACTGGAGAGGTGACGCTGGAAGTGCGCGACCAGGGCGCGGGGGTTGACCCACAGGAGCTGGAACAGATTTTCAGGCCGTTTGTAAGAGGCCGTCGTGCCTCACAGGTGGATGGTCATGGTATTGGCTTGGCAATGACTAAGCACATTGTAGAAGCCCATGGCGGGTTTGTGAAAGCAGCTAACCTGAATCCGTATGGTTTTATGATCCGTATTCATTTGCCGACACGGCAAGCGCGGCTCACACAAGAGCCAAAAAAATAG
- a CDS encoding porin, with amino-acid sequence MNLGFRRLVMATVVSGLFSGMSSIAYADSTNDLVQALISKGVLTEEEGALLMKGRSNEVEVQKKKESKSWTSRVNIRGYVQNRVTKMIGDDGDDRANPVDLWSDRSVGTDESINSDKNFLIRRARIIIFGDFGDHLSYYIQPDFASSAGTTGNIAQLRDAYGDINIDKARVHRVRVGQSKVPYGFENLQSSSNRLAMDRVDALNSAVRDERDTGAFYYYTPENIQALFKEINDKGLKHSGNYGMLAAGFYNGQGANRSDVNDNYHFVARATYPWKTESGQIYEAGIQAYSGDYQPSTGAYRRTATTSVTAPGVFTKDSVTTTKGIKDERVGVSFIMYPQPFGIQAEWNWGTTPGLDVAQNRIEEKHLQGGYVQAMYKIDNFQFLDTNGTLIPFIKWQYFDGYNKAEQNAPKNEVNDWELGVEWQLAPEVEIMAEYHRMKRNNLVTGNRAGTQDYQSFTADAIRVQVQYNF; translated from the coding sequence ATGAATTTAGGTTTTCGTCGCCTGGTCATGGCGACAGTTGTCAGCGGTTTGTTTTCGGGCATGAGTTCTATTGCTTACGCTGACTCAACCAATGATCTGGTACAAGCTTTGATTAGCAAGGGTGTTTTAACTGAGGAAGAAGGCGCCCTGTTGATGAAGGGACGCAGCAACGAAGTTGAAGTGCAGAAAAAGAAAGAAAGTAAAAGCTGGACAAGCCGTGTGAATATTCGCGGCTATGTTCAAAACCGTGTCACCAAAATGATTGGTGATGATGGTGATGACCGTGCTAATCCTGTTGATCTCTGGTCTGATCGCTCTGTGGGTACAGACGAATCCATCAACTCGGATAAAAACTTTTTAATCCGTCGGGCCCGTATTATCATTTTTGGCGATTTTGGCGATCACTTGAGTTACTACATTCAGCCAGACTTTGCGTCTTCGGCAGGTACAACTGGTAACATAGCTCAGTTACGCGATGCTTACGGTGATATCAATATTGATAAAGCCAGGGTACACCGTGTGCGTGTTGGTCAATCTAAAGTACCTTACGGCTTCGAAAACCTGCAATCTTCTTCAAACCGGTTGGCTATGGATCGTGTGGATGCGCTGAACAGTGCGGTTCGTGATGAGCGAGATACCGGTGCGTTTTACTATTACACGCCAGAAAACATTCAAGCCTTATTTAAAGAAATCAACGATAAAGGCCTGAAGCATTCTGGTAACTACGGTATGTTGGCAGCCGGCTTTTATAACGGTCAAGGTGCAAACCGTAGTGATGTGAATGACAACTATCATTTTGTAGCTCGCGCAACTTACCCATGGAAAACAGAATCTGGTCAAATTTACGAAGCCGGTATTCAGGCTTATTCTGGAGATTATCAACCTTCGACGGGTGCTTACAGAAGAACGGCTACCACAAGCGTTACTGCACCTGGTGTGTTTACCAAGGATAGTGTGACAACCACTAAAGGTATCAAAGATGAGCGTGTTGGCGTCAGCTTTATCATGTATCCGCAGCCATTCGGAATTCAAGCAGAATGGAACTGGGGTACAACACCTGGTCTGGACGTTGCGCAGAATCGTATTGAAGAAAAACATCTTCAAGGCGGCTACGTACAAGCAATGTACAAGATTGATAATTTCCAATTTCTGGATACCAATGGCACTTTGATTCCATTTATCAAATGGCAATACTTTGATGGTTATAATAAAGCGGAACAAAACGCACCTAAAAACGAAGTTAATGACTGGGAGTTGGGTGTGGAGTGGCAACTTGCACCTGAGGTCGAGATTATGGCTGAGTACCATCGTATGAAACGTAATAACTTAGTCACAGGTAACCGAGCCGGAACGCAAGACTATCAGAGCTTTACTGCTGATGCTATCCGTGTGCAGGTGCAGTACAACTTCTAA
- a CDS encoding alginate export family protein, which produces MQLKKISLALATAGVWWLGSGLASAEEVQLAETQVEDIEQQKKVKARLEEIKAEEKAAARAANGYYVERRSYGTQKESEPPRYVKQLNKTWLKDYDALADIDWLDMGFEYRARFEHRDNDFRRNAQNIDEPLLLRTRAYVGLKNVLDPFRFAIEVQDSRRNHGDYDRAYDTRDVNQADFLQAYLELYYKESIFGKDDLGNHRPFWVRAGRHAWEAGDRRLIARNEWRNTTNTFQGVRANIGEKKNDWQLEFHAVQPVQRFTKRLDEVDHSQNFYGVIGNWRRWSQFVTIEPSYFLLKQDGDRVEYDSNGLPAALNTQINREIHTGGLRVYGVIPGTQFDYDASYIKQWGHQDQKNAAGRVTAELDHDAYAYNAEIGYNFKHPWKPRFSAFYGVASGDKNPTDGKNQRFERLFGFARPWSNDDYIQMENIRTPKIRLEFEPKLSWLENVKVDTGFSWYRLDSATDRWNAGANLRDTTGNSGRDLGKEFDLRVRFPLNQYASLNLGYAYFWGGDFVKDTSRRVAGQADRDTDSEFLYTELTLLAF; this is translated from the coding sequence ATGCAGTTAAAAAAAATAAGTCTGGCACTGGCGACCGCGGGTGTGTGGTGGCTGGGTAGTGGCTTGGCCTCGGCAGAAGAGGTGCAGCTGGCAGAGACTCAAGTTGAGGATATTGAACAACAGAAAAAAGTAAAAGCACGCCTGGAAGAAATCAAGGCTGAAGAAAAAGCGGCAGCCAGAGCGGCCAATGGTTATTACGTAGAGCGCCGCAGTTATGGCACACAAAAAGAGAGCGAGCCTCCTCGTTACGTCAAGCAGTTAAACAAAACCTGGCTTAAGGATTACGATGCGCTCGCAGACATTGACTGGCTGGATATGGGGTTTGAATACCGGGCGCGGTTTGAACATCGTGATAATGACTTCAGAAGAAACGCACAAAATATTGATGAGCCATTGTTATTGCGAACCAGGGCTTATGTTGGCTTGAAAAATGTGCTTGACCCCTTCCGTTTCGCCATTGAGGTACAGGATTCTCGTAGGAATCATGGCGATTACGACCGCGCCTATGACACCCGGGATGTCAACCAGGCCGACTTCCTCCAGGCTTACCTGGAGCTGTATTACAAGGAAAGTATTTTTGGCAAAGACGACCTGGGTAATCACCGGCCATTCTGGGTGCGTGCCGGGCGCCATGCCTGGGAAGCTGGTGACCGCCGCCTGATTGCGCGTAATGAGTGGCGCAACACCACGAATACCTTTCAGGGTGTGCGAGCCAATATCGGTGAAAAGAAAAACGACTGGCAGCTGGAATTTCACGCGGTGCAACCCGTTCAGCGTTTCACCAAGCGCTTGGATGAGGTCGACCACTCACAGAACTTCTACGGCGTGATTGGTAACTGGCGTCGCTGGTCACAGTTTGTGACGATTGAGCCCTCTTACTTTTTGCTGAAGCAGGATGGCGACAGGGTAGAGTATGACTCGAATGGATTACCTGCTGCATTGAATACGCAAATTAACCGTGAAATCCATACCGGTGGATTGCGTGTGTATGGTGTGATTCCTGGTACACAATTTGATTACGATGCGAGTTATATCAAACAGTGGGGACATCAGGACCAGAAAAACGCCGCTGGCAGGGTCACGGCAGAGCTGGATCATGATGCTTATGCCTACAACGCAGAAATAGGCTATAACTTCAAACACCCATGGAAACCTCGCTTTAGTGCTTTCTATGGCGTGGCTAGCGGTGACAAAAATCCTACGGATGGCAAAAATCAGCGGTTTGAGCGTTTGTTCGGTTTTGCTCGTCCCTGGTCTAACGATGACTATATCCAGATGGAAAACATTCGTACGCCCAAGATCCGCCTGGAGTTTGAACCAAAACTCTCTTGGCTGGAAAACGTGAAAGTGGATACCGGCTTTAGCTGGTACCGCCTGGATAGCGCCACAGATCGCTGGAACGCTGGCGCCAACCTGCGTGATACGACGGGCAATTCAGGGCGGGATTTAGGCAAAGAGTTTGATTTACGTGTCCGTTTCCCGCTGAATCAGTATGCTTCCCTCAACCTGGGTTATGCCTATTTCTGGGGCGGAGACTTTGTCAAAGACACCTCCAGAAGAGTGGCCGGGCAGGCTGATCGGGATACCGATTCCGAATTTCTCTACACCGAGCTGACCTTGCTGGCTTTCTAA
- a CDS encoding bifunctional diguanylate cyclase/phosphodiesterase — protein MSVPSIDWFTESVQECTTQRQYMRHRFLRIVQKQSPWLALASIFSILFGLPLIPLQATFALSVLQSISSLLFIVASLCVVYDTWRWSRMTKLLVSAVLLWFFVQVYALLSSHTSYSHVFSKDHFWGDASHRQAVTDFIMSLLVLFGYLLCHFRFNRTSQTILSIAILMPVTGLLAQAYHIPDAYGQLSLLASVTGVLCAMSLIAKQVSQTSLSYLLLLDDTGQHLRWIVAVLFLCAIALGGMGVLFGHDPHLTPLLITLALNAIVLVMTLNYYHKGVMHEQVLPPEELAFASELEAAIAHQEFYLVYQPQMDFLTGRLVGVEALIRWQHPQQGVVPPNKFIGVAELTGLIVPMGAWVLKAACQQVAAWKTGALSQVKVSVNVSPMQLRSPGFTDYVLQVLRETGLSADRLVIELTESALVHSDCKGTESLQALKQLGVKLAIDDFGTGYSCLAYLRDIPGDYLKVDRSFVNDVPGKERSEAVTSAIVVLGKNLHYQIVAEGVETQAQADYLKSLGCDLVQGFLYARPMEEQALQEWVNNGA, from the coding sequence ATGTCAGTACCCAGCATTGACTGGTTCACTGAAAGTGTTCAAGAGTGTACGACGCAACGTCAGTACATGCGGCATCGATTTCTCCGTATAGTCCAGAAGCAGTCGCCATGGCTAGCACTTGCCAGTATTTTCAGCATACTGTTTGGCTTGCCTCTTATTCCGTTGCAAGCCACGTTTGCACTAAGCGTATTGCAGAGCATCAGTTCCCTTTTGTTTATTGTGGCCAGCTTGTGCGTAGTCTATGACACCTGGCGCTGGTCACGCATGACTAAGTTGCTGGTCAGTGCTGTTTTACTATGGTTTTTTGTACAGGTGTATGCGCTGTTAAGCAGCCATACCTCTTACAGTCATGTGTTTTCCAAAGATCATTTCTGGGGGGATGCCAGCCATCGGCAGGCGGTAACAGACTTCATCATGTCCTTACTTGTTTTGTTCGGCTACCTGCTTTGCCACTTTCGTTTTAACCGTACTAGCCAAACCATTCTGTCTATTGCGATACTCATGCCAGTGACGGGGCTATTGGCACAGGCTTACCACATCCCGGATGCGTACGGGCAGCTCTCGTTATTAGCTTCTGTTACCGGTGTCTTGTGTGCCATGTCGCTGATTGCCAAACAAGTCTCACAAACGTCCCTGAGTTATTTATTGCTATTGGACGATACCGGGCAACATTTACGCTGGATTGTCGCAGTCCTTTTCCTGTGCGCGATTGCACTTGGCGGGATGGGTGTGCTGTTCGGGCATGACCCTCATCTGACCCCTTTGCTTATCACGCTGGCATTAAACGCTATCGTGCTTGTGATGACTCTGAATTATTACCACAAAGGGGTCATGCATGAGCAGGTGTTGCCACCAGAAGAGCTGGCCTTTGCCAGTGAGCTGGAGGCGGCGATTGCCCATCAGGAGTTCTACCTCGTTTACCAGCCACAAATGGACTTTCTGACCGGCAGACTCGTGGGTGTGGAGGCGTTGATCCGCTGGCAACATCCACAACAAGGTGTTGTTCCTCCTAACAAATTTATTGGCGTGGCTGAACTAACAGGCTTGATTGTGCCTATGGGTGCCTGGGTGTTAAAAGCGGCCTGTCAGCAGGTTGCTGCGTGGAAAACTGGCGCTTTGAGCCAAGTAAAGGTCTCGGTCAATGTATCCCCAATGCAATTGAGGTCGCCAGGCTTTACTGACTATGTGTTGCAGGTGTTACGTGAAACAGGGCTCTCTGCGGACCGGCTGGTGATCGAGTTGACTGAAAGTGCTTTGGTGCATTCCGATTGCAAAGGCACTGAAAGTTTGCAGGCACTCAAACAGCTTGGCGTCAAACTGGCGATTGATGATTTTGGCACCGGTTATTCATGCCTGGCTTATTTGCGAGATATACCCGGAGATTATTTAAAGGTAGACCGTTCATTTGTGAATGATGTGCCGGGCAAGGAGCGTTCAGAAGCGGTGACCAGTGCAATAGTGGTGTTGGGTAAAAACCTGCACTACCAGATTGTGGCTGAGGGCGTGGAAACACAAGCGCAGGCTGATTACCTGAAAAGCCTGGGCTGTGACCTGGTACAAGGTTTTTTATATGCACGGCCCATGGAAGAGCAGGCGCTGCAAGAGTGGGTCAACAACGGGGCCTAA
- a CDS encoding YezD family protein, whose amino-acid sequence MSTVLNKPEAQADEAILVVVAAAIAAVQRDTGYGSIEITVHDGRVTQIERREKVRFDHQVKPKK is encoded by the coding sequence ATGTCTACAGTATTAAACAAACCTGAGGCGCAAGCCGACGAGGCCATTTTAGTTGTTGTAGCAGCAGCGATTGCGGCTGTTCAGCGAGACACTGGGTATGGTTCTATTGAGATTACAGTCCATGATGGCCGAGTGACGCAAATTGAGCGTCGGGAAAAGGTTCGTTTCGACCATCAAGTCAAACCAAAGAAGTAA
- the lysS gene encoding lysine--tRNA ligase, with translation MTAQHSNPDSTTESVVDENHVIAERREKLRLMREQAQSKQAAVFPNDFKPEHKAAVLQTAYAETDKETLDPQEIPVVVAGRMMLKRVMGKASFATIQDSTARIQLYIARDEIGEELYESFKHWDMGDILGARGRLFKTRTGELSVHVTELRLLTKSLRPLPEKFHGLQDQEIKYRQRYVDLITSEETRATFKARSKVVAAIRQFMNDNEFLEVETPMLHPIPGGASAKPFITHHNALDMQMFMRIAPELYLKRLIVGGFERVFEINRNFRNEGLSVRHNPEFTMMEFYAAYTDYQWLMDFTEQCIRAAAIAANGTAVLSYAGKEVDLSKPFERLTIIGAIQKYAPQYSLDQLNDADFLRKELLKFGVKPFDHAGLGSLQLSLFEETAESQLWQPTYIIDYPVEVSPLARASDKHPEITERFELFITGREMANGFSELNDAEDQAARFHAQMKAKEAGDQEAMYYDADFIRALEYGMPPTGGCGIGIDRLVMLITDSPSIRDVILFPHMRAES, from the coding sequence ATGACAGCACAACACTCCAACCCAGACAGCACGACAGAGTCAGTCGTCGATGAAAATCATGTGATCGCGGAACGTCGAGAAAAGTTACGCTTGATGCGGGAACAGGCGCAGTCTAAACAAGCCGCTGTTTTCCCAAATGATTTCAAGCCTGAGCATAAAGCTGCTGTATTACAAACTGCTTATGCGGAAACCGATAAAGAAACGCTGGACCCGCAAGAGATCCCAGTCGTGGTTGCCGGCCGTATGATGCTCAAACGCGTGATGGGTAAAGCCAGTTTCGCAACCATCCAGGATAGCACCGCGCGTATCCAGCTGTATATCGCACGCGATGAAATTGGTGAAGAGCTTTATGAAAGCTTCAAACACTGGGATATGGGTGATATTTTGGGCGCACGCGGCCGTTTGTTTAAAACCCGCACTGGCGAGCTTTCTGTGCATGTTACTGAATTGCGATTGCTGACCAAATCACTCCGTCCATTGCCGGAAAAATTCCATGGCCTGCAAGACCAGGAAATTAAGTACCGCCAGCGCTATGTCGATTTGATTACTTCTGAAGAAACGCGCGCCACCTTCAAGGCGCGCTCCAAAGTGGTCGCGGCCATTCGCCAGTTCATGAATGATAACGAGTTTCTGGAAGTGGAAACACCCATGCTACACCCGATTCCTGGTGGCGCTTCGGCCAAGCCGTTTATCACACATCATAATGCCCTGGATATGCAGATGTTTATGCGTATCGCACCAGAACTTTACTTAAAACGCCTGATCGTGGGCGGCTTTGAGCGGGTGTTCGAGATCAACCGTAACTTCCGTAACGAAGGCCTGAGTGTCCGTCATAACCCCGAGTTCACGATGATGGAGTTTTATGCGGCCTACACTGACTACCAGTGGTTGATGGACTTTACAGAACAATGTATTCGCGCAGCGGCGATTGCTGCGAATGGCACAGCAGTATTGAGCTATGCCGGTAAAGAGGTGGATTTAAGCAAGCCTTTTGAACGCTTGACCATCATTGGCGCGATTCAGAAATATGCGCCTCAATATTCGTTAGACCAACTGAATGACGCCGATTTCTTGCGCAAAGAGTTGTTGAAGTTTGGTGTGAAGCCGTTTGATCATGCTGGCCTGGGTTCATTGCAGTTATCCCTGTTTGAAGAAACGGCTGAAAGCCAACTCTGGCAACCGACTTACATTATTGATTACCCGGTTGAAGTCTCGCCGCTGGCTCGTGCATCTGATAAGCACCCGGAAATCACCGAGCGTTTCGAGTTGTTTATCACCGGCCGTGAGATGGCGAACGGTTTTAGCGAGCTAAACGATGCGGAAGATCAGGCAGCCCGTTTCCATGCACAAATGAAAGCCAAGGAAGCAGGTGACCAGGAGGCTATGTACTACGATGCCGACTTTATCCGTGCCCTGGAGTATGGCATGCCACCGACAGGTGGTTGCGGCATAGGGATTGACCGCCTGGTGATGCTGATTACCGATAGTCCCAGTATCCGTGATGTGATCCTGTTCCCGCATATGCGTGCAGAGTCTTGA
- a CDS encoding sulfate ABC transporter substrate-binding protein, which yields MMKLKQHLKHVMLGVTLLLPLLANAAEVNLLNVSYDPTRELYQDYNAAFAKYWKDKTGDNVIIKQSHGGSGKQARSVIDGLQADVVTLALSYDIDEVGSKGRLFGPDWQKRLPHNSSPYTSTIVFLVRKGNPKNIKDWNDLVKPGTSVITPNPKTSGGARWNYLAAYAYALKQNNNDDAKAKDFLKKLFKNVPVLDSGARGSTTTFVERGIGDVLLAWENEAFLAQKELGPDKFDIVVPSLSILAEPPVTVVDKNAKRHGTEAVSKAYLEYLYSEEGQEIAAKNYYRPTLESVAKKYEKQFPKVNLIKIDEVFGGWQKAQKTHFADGGVFDDIYQK from the coding sequence ATGATGAAACTGAAACAGCATTTAAAACATGTCATGCTTGGGGTGACACTGTTGCTGCCCCTACTCGCCAATGCCGCCGAGGTTAACCTGCTGAACGTCTCTTATGACCCCACCCGCGAGTTGTATCAGGATTACAACGCCGCGTTTGCCAAGTACTGGAAAGATAAAACCGGTGACAATGTGATTATCAAACAGTCACACGGTGGTTCTGGCAAGCAGGCACGGTCGGTGATTGATGGCTTGCAGGCAGATGTGGTGACCCTAGCGTTGTCTTACGACATAGACGAAGTGGGCAGCAAAGGCCGTTTGTTTGGGCCTGACTGGCAGAAAAGATTGCCACATAACAGCTCACCGTATACGTCTACCATTGTGTTTCTAGTGCGTAAAGGCAACCCAAAAAACATCAAAGACTGGAACGACCTGGTCAAACCGGGTACTTCAGTGATTACGCCAAACCCGAAAACCTCGGGTGGGGCCCGCTGGAACTACCTGGCCGCTTATGCCTATGCGCTCAAGCAAAACAATAACGATGATGCCAAAGCCAAGGATTTCCTGAAGAAGCTGTTTAAAAACGTCCCCGTACTGGATAGCGGTGCGCGTGGCTCAACCACGACTTTTGTCGAGCGCGGTATTGGTGATGTGTTGCTGGCTTGGGAAAACGAGGCTTTTCTGGCGCAGAAAGAGTTAGGGCCTGACAAGTTTGATATCGTGGTGCCTTCCTTATCTATTCTGGCTGAGCCTCCAGTGACAGTGGTCGATAAAAATGCCAAACGACATGGAACTGAAGCCGTTTCCAAAGCTTACCTGGAGTATTTATACAGTGAAGAAGGTCAGGAAATTGCAGCGAAGAATTACTATCGTCCAACACTGGAATCTGTGGCCAAGAAATATGAGAAACAGTTCCCAAAGGTCAATTTGATCAAGATTGATGAGGTGTTTGGTGGTTGGCAAAAAGCCCAGAAAACACATTTTGCCGATGGTGGTGTGTTTGACGATATTTACCAGAAGTAA